From Pyrenophora tritici-repentis strain M4 chromosome 1, whole genome shotgun sequence, the proteins below share one genomic window:
- a CDS encoding HET domain containing protein yields the protein MGPLFNRAAPLSRLSQPRRNIARQPFIVPDNSWRKDQGWFGATHVRPRCSFLTNDPAPTMAMPSADVPKRKPFKSFASSLGLQKLKRNHSAPINTPESTVVSSSSETSTTSPPSLQYSPLDANKKSVRLLEIIPAPEYSPLKANLVVCDLDDKPSYIALSYTWDKDGVEKYVQIDGTSFVVGASLWNFLQQYRKKEYLKTCYEEEPQKSIPLWIDAICIDQANIPERNHQVSLMRDVYTGAGSVIVWLGLAQKNEELAFLLARYPDLRRVEEFYTALADVLNKPYWGRVWVVQEFVLAQSVDIWCGEFAVDAAIVEGIWRNGLTSTPIASPTSMIYMSRGYLLFKYRRDFKHTKHYRREILGRRNSKTVKATFRLRDLLQAFASSQSSESFDKVYGFLGVASQGRGERIQPDYNKAPEELLVDVLRNQFHGADSKRSDKDDYQFLAFLMQALHVSREKLAQHVLSLAPEAQTHIYVLVATPCVVPCISFISTITQVGELLDYDEAFHPSTWKSTWSRSKMHPPGISSQDISELGAHILSEQKDVVLSFSDPHVPSGNPGPTEKIRRQMIGESADLIIASLVQAPVEKNHAANATMSNGSVVVRDIFTRSMTLDAAGMYLDTRSRLARRNTDQRHARYTSFVGTNGITGLACGGGPGSYEIGPGDRICTFSGLSDPNNAFIARLDPGSGKWLISGFAVILLPEATKTGGSEDVELCFHCHLSDLLELQRCELLGAVQMGVLLEQTLRGESEGKAHRCCQGTEDCDILEFGL from the coding sequence ATGGGTCCACTGTTCAACCGAGCCGCTCCACTTTCCCGTCTCTCACAACCTCGTCGCAACATCGCACGACAGCCATTTATCGTGCCAGATAACAGCTGGAGAAAAGACCAAGGATGGTTCGGAGCGACACATGTCCGACCCCGATGCTCCTTTCTAACCAATGACCCCGCCCCCACCATGGCTATGCCTTCAGCAGACGTCCCAAAGCGCAAGCCGTTCAAATCCTTTGCATCTTCCTTGGGACTACAGAAACTCAAGCGCAATCATAGCGCGCCAATAAACACCCCTGAGAGCACCGTTGTATCATCCTCGTCTGAAACTTCGACAACATCGCCCCCCAGTCTACAATACAGCCCTCTGGACGCAAACAAAAAAAGTGTGCGACTCCTGGAAATAATCCCAGCACCAGAATATTCGCCACTCAAGGCAAACCTAGTCGTGTGTGACCTAGACGACAAGCCCTCGTACATTGCACTATCCTACACGTGGGACAAGGATGGTGTGGAGAAATATGTACAAATAGACGGAACAAGCTTTGTCGTTGGTGCGAGCCTATGGAACTTCTTACAGCAATATCGCAAGAAAGAGTACCTGAAGACATGCTACGAAGAGGAGCCTCAGAAGAGTATCCCGTTGTGGATCGATGCCATTTGCATCGACCAGGCCAACATTCCTGAACGCAATCACCAAGTCTCCCTCATGCGCGATGTCTATACTGGAGCGGGATCCGTCATCGTCTGGCTAGGGCTTGCGCAGAAGAATGAAGAATTGGCTTTTCTGCTCGCGCGATACCCGGATCTACGGCGTGTCGAAGAGTTTTATACTGCATTGGCCGACGTGTTGAACAAGCCGTATTGGGGTCGGGTGTGGGTTGTGCAGGAGTTCGTACTCGCGCAATCTGTTGATATCTGGTGTGGAGAATTTGCAGTAGATGCCGCAATAGTCGAAGGTATTTGGAGAAATGGCCTCACTTCTACGCCTATTGCGTCTCCAACGAGTATGATATATATGAGTCGCGGATATCTGCTCTTCAAGTACCGTCGAGACTTCAAGCACACCAAACACTACCGGAGAGAGATTCTAGGGCGTCGGAATAGCAAGACGGTGAAAGCAACATTTCGGTTGCGAGATCTCCTACAGGCATTTGCGTCGTCGCAGAGCTCGGAGTCGTTCGACAAGGTATATGGTTTCCTGGGTGTTGCGTCTCAAGGTCGCGGCGAACGTATCCAGCCCGATTACAACAAGGCGCCCGAGGAGTTGCTCGTCGATGTACTACGGAACCAGTTTCACGGTGCCGACTCCAAGAGGAGCGACAAGGACGACTACCAATTTCTGGCTTTTCTCATGCAAGCTCTCCACGTATCCCGCGAGAAGCTAGCACAGCACGTACTATCACTTGCCCCCGAAGCACAAACGCACATCTACGTCCTCGTTGCCACACCCTGCGTCGTACCCTGCATATCCTTCATCAGCACCATCACCCAAGTAGGCGAACTACTAGACTACGACGAAGCCTTCCACCCCAGCACCTGGAAAAGCACGTGGTCGCGCTCAAAAATGCACCCTCCAGGTATCTCTTCCCAAGACATCTCCGAGCTAGGCGCACACATCCTCTCCGAGCAAAAAGATGTAGTCTTGAGTTTCTCCGACCCCCACGTCCCCTCCGGCAACCCCGGTCCCACCGAAAAGATTCGCCGCCAAATGATCGGAGAATCCGCCGATCTAATAATCGCCAGTCTTGTGCAAGCGCCTGTCGAAAAGAACCACGCTGCTAATGCCACTATGTCGAACGGCAGTGTAGTCGTTCGTGACATCTTTACCAGAAGTATGACGCTAGACGCTGCAGGCATGTATCTAGACACGAGAAGTAGGCTGGCTCGCAGAAACACCGATCAACGACATGCGCGCTACACATCGTTTGTAGGCACAAATGGTATCACTGGCCTAGCATGCGGCGGCGGACCAGGCTCCTACGAGATTGGACCTGGGGATCGTATATGCACCTTCTCCGGGCTCAGTGATCCCAACAACGCGTTTATCGCGCGGCTAGATCCAGGGAGTGGGAAATGGCTCATTTCGGGGTTTGCTGTCATACTCTTGCCTGAAGCGACTAAGACAGGGGGGTCAGAGGACGTGGAGTTGTGCTTTCACTGCCATTTGAGTGACTTGTTAGAGTTGCAGCGGTGCGAGCTGCTGGGAGCGGTACAGATGGGGGTATTGCTGGAGCAGACGCTGAGGGGCGAGTCGGAGGGTAAGGCTCATCGGTGTTGTCAGGGGACCGAGGATTGTGATATACTTGAATTTGGCTTGTAG
- a CDS encoding BetA, Choline dehydrogenase and related flavoprotein: protein MASLFSSIFYLSTFVPRVIYDSVTGSNANEVNVAGKSFDYIIVGGGLSGLTVANRLSEDSSRTVLVIENGYMTDDITTRVPSFANSVNQQLMYDITSEYDVGTGGTHPVWVGKVVGGGSVVNGMAFDRASAADYNAWEALGNTGWNYNNLLTYFKKSTTFTPPTANNIKNFGTTYDANYYGTNGPIQASFPNFEYEDTKTVWAAFKAQGVPLPKEHAAGKAVGAFWIPTALWPKSQTRCHAKNAYYDPVKTRSNLFIITGKTVNEILFGTGLLTGYTANGVQYKSRTDGSINKVYAKREVIMAAGAVFTPQILQLSGLGPRSVLNAAGINVRRDMPAVGANMQDHPNANMYFNLKDLSVPNPFSGQDPSYNATAWSEYEDNDSGPLTQAHGSSLAFLSLQSITSKWSSIVSTVKAQNVRSYLPSVYDDYALLRGFSKQREIIANLHASPDAAAGEFPMVPFGLAISCLQRPLSRGTITINPQNKYGNPKVQFNALQNPVDKQILVEMVKWTRKHWALPQLNKFDPVEITPGTQAQSDDEIIKALIQQSSLAASFAHMSGSCSMMPESYGGCVGNDLAVYGVSGLSIVDASIIPLIPATHLQSTMYAVAEKAADLIKDRNGVDILNPLSWFRLRRS from the exons ATGGCGTCTCTCTTCTCGAGCATCTTCTATCTTTCCACCTTTGTCCCGCGTGTAATTTACGACAGTGTGACTGGAAGTAATGCCAATGAAGTCAACGTTGCCGGAAAGTCGTTTGACTACATCATCGTCGGTGGTGGACTGAGCGGATTGACAGTAGCCAACCGCCTGAGCGAAGATTCGAGCC GTACCGTGCTCGTGATTGAAAATGGCTACATGACCGATGACATCACTACCCGAGTGCCCTCCTTCGCCAACAGTGTCAATCAACAGCTCATGTACGATATCACATCCGAGTACGATGTCGGCACAGGGGGCACACACCCCGTCTGGGTAGGCAAAGTTGTTGGTGGCGGCTCAGTAGTTAATGGCATGGCGTTTGATCGTGCATCTGCTGCCGACTACAATGCGTGGGAGGCACTTGGCAACACTGGCTGGAACTACAACAACCTCTTGACCTATTTCAAAAAGTCGACTACCTTTACTCCGCCCACGGCCAATAATATCAAGAACTTTGGTACCACATACGATGCTAACTACTACGGAACCAACGGCCCTATCCAAGCTTCCTTCCCCAACTTCGAATACGAAGACACAAAGACTGTTTGGGCGGCATTCAAGGCCCAAGGTGTACCATTACCAAAGGAACATGCGGCAGGCAAGGCTGTCGGTGCTTTTTGGATACCCACTGCATTATGGCCCAAGTCACAAACACGATGCCATGCAAAGAATGCGTACTATGATCCAGTAAAGACTCGTTCAAACCTGTTCATCATCACTGGAAAGACTGTGAATGAGATTTTATTTGGTACTGGCCTTTTGACCGGATACACTGCCAATGGCGTCCAGTATAAGTCAAGAACAGATGGGTCTATCAACAAGGTCTACGCCAAGCGCGAAGTCATCATGGCTGCTGGTGCCGTTTTCACGCCTCAAATCCTACAACTCAGCGGTCTAGGTCCTAGAAGTGTACTGAATGCGGCAGGGATCAATGTAAGAAGGGATATGCCAGCCGTCGGTGCCAACATGCAAGACCACCCTAACGCCAACATGTACTTCAACCTCAAGGACCTGTCCGTTCCAAATCCCTTTAGCGGCCAAGATCCAAGCTACAATGCCACGGCATGGTCAGAATACGAAGATAACGATTCAGGACCACTTACACAAGCCCACGGTAGCAGCCTGGCCTTTTTGAGCTTGCAAAGCATCACGAGTAAATGGAGCTCAATCGTATCGACTGTCAAGGCGCAAAACGTACGCTCCTACCTTCCTTCTGTCTATGATGACTACGCTCTTCTCCGCGGCTTCAGCAAACAACGCGAAATCATTGCAAATCTCCATGCCAGTCCCGATGCAGCTGCCGGCGAGTTCCCCATGGTCCCCTTTGGCCTAGCCATCAGCTGTCTGCAACGCCCACTTTCCCGCGGCACCATCACCATCAACCCCCAAAACAAGTACGGCAACCCCAAAGTCCAATTCAACGCTCTCCAAAATCCAGTCGACAAGCAAATCCTCGTTGAAATGGTAAAGTGGACGCGCAAACACTGGGCATTGCCTCAACTCAACAAGTTCGATCCTGTCGAAATTACACCGGGCACGCAGGCGCAAAGCGACGATGAGATTATAAAAGCCCTCATTCAGCAGAGCTCGCTAGCGGCGTCATTTGCGCACATGTCGGGTAGCTGTTCCATGATGCCGGAGAGTTATGGTGGCTGTGTGGGCAACGATCTGGCCGTGTATGGCGTATCGGGATTGAGCATTGTAGACGCGAGTATCATTCCCTTGATCCCTGCCACACATCTTCAATCAACAATGTATGCCGTTGCGGAAAAAGCGGCAGATCTGATTAAGGACAGGAATGGCGTGGACATTCTGAATCCCTTGTCGTGGTTTCGGCTCAGGCGATCTTGA
- a CDS encoding PnbA, Carboxylesterase type B, with protein sequence MEKPFIPYRINLSFRGFAEGLTYLSSDSQPLCHYFGGVPYALPPVGPLRFQKPQPLPPCHRYGSKAHPGRYTRGCGFCPQPGSSAETLDQGSWDEDCLQSNIWVPAGDAPAQGWPVLFWIHGGFLQWGSPNGSDLRALLSESPTKCVVVAPAYRLNVFGFLASRQLVDSCRDFDVNLGFWDQRAALEWTHQNISYFGGDASNISLGGYSAGSHSVFHQLSYDLGLPDRKAIVKRALMLSNGPGLQPKSFDEAQDQLDQLLQALHIDSSLLPAEKLAKLRACSPREIVEASNKIQLHQFRAVTDGSFVRHSLLEELSNGVYAERMKRRNLHLIIGECSDEHHVYGLWRPPQPGYQNMLSRLQADYPRKACQVLMTHYFPDGNLPSKYESWQAVFGHIYADVQIHTLERGMLNALVQHGAGHLIHRYRIEWRAKCVDKDLPTHFGASHGSDMAIWFWGALSDDEKKVAQEAFHEPLSRFLRGDELGWGTQHALQLRTLKSNGRVVIEEDTRLDDALVLWDALKKVGATGDPKESAKL encoded by the exons ATGGAAAAGCCATTCATCCCATATCGTATCAACCTTTCATTTCGCGGCTTCGCCGAGGGTCTCACCTATCTCAGCAGTGACAGCCAGCCACTATGCCACTACTTTGGCGGGGTCCCGTATGCCCTTCCGCCCGTCGGACCCCTTCGTTTTCAGAAACCGCAGCCACTGCCACCATGCCATCGCTACGGAAGTAAAGCTCATCCAGGACGCTATACGCGCGGCTGCGGATTCTGTCCGCAGCCAGGGTCCAGTGCCGAGACACTGGATCAAGGCTCGTGGGACGAAGATTGTTTACAGTCAAACATTTGGGTTCCCGCTGGGGATGCACCAGCCCAAG GCTGGCCAGTGCTATTCTGGATCC ATGGCGGGTTCCTGCAATGGGGTAGCCCAAACGGCAGCGACCTCCGAGCGCTATTGAGCGAGTCCCCAACTAAATGCGTCGTCGTCGCTCCCGCATATCGGCTAAACGTGTTTGGTTTCCTCGCCAGCAGGCAACTCGTCGATTCGTGTCGAGATTTCGACGTCAATCTCGGCTTTTGGGACCAGCGCGCAGCACTTGAGTGGACGCACCAAAACATTAGCTACTTTGGTGGCGATGCGAGTAACATTTCTCTCGGTGGATACTCTGCCGGTTCACACTCGGTTTTTCACCAGCTATCGTACGATCTCGGGCTGCCCGATCGCAAGGCCATTGTCAAGAGGGCACTGATGTTATCGAATGGGCCAGGCTTACAGCCCAAGAGTTTTGACGAGGCCCAAGACCAGCTCGATCAACTATTACAAGCTTTGCATATCGATTCGAGCTTGTTGCCAGCTGAAAAACTCGCCAAGCTACGGGCCTGCTCCCCGCGAGAGATCGTTGAGGCCAGTAACAAAATTCAGCTCCATCAGTTCCGAGCTGTCACGGATGGGTCGTTTGTACGCCATTCTTTACTTGAGGAACTATCAAATGGTGTGTATGCCGAGCGTATGAAGCGCCGTAACCTACACCTCATTATTGGCGAGTGCAGCGACGAACATCACGTCTATGGGCTGTGGCGACCTCCGCAGCCAGGCTACCAAAACATGCTCTCTCGGCTTCAAGCCGACTATCCCCGCAAAGCATGTCAGGTTCTCATGACACATTACTTTCCAGATGGTAATTTGCCAAGCAAGTACGAGAGCTGGCAAGCAGTCTTTGGGCACATTTACGCCGACGTCCAGATTCACACTCTCGAGCGAGGCATGCTCAACGCGCTTGTTCAGCATGGCGCTGGTCATCTAATCCACAGGTACCGCATAGAGTGGCGCGCAAAGTGTGTAGACAAGGACTTGCCAACTCACTTTGGTGCATCACATGGCTCCGACATGGCCATTTGGTTCTGGGGCGCATTGTCAGACGACGAAAAGAAGGTTGCACAAGAAGCCTTTCATGAACCACTAAGCAGGTTTTTGAGAGGAGACGAGCTTGGCTGGGGCACGCAGCATGCGCTACAGCTGAGAACTTTAAAGAGTAACGGACGTGTAGTCATCGAAGAGGATACACGCCTGGATGATGCTTTGGTCCTCTGGGACGCACTGAAGAAAGTTGGTGCGACAGGCGACCCCAAGGAATCCGCAAAATTGTGA
- a CDS encoding C6 transcription factor, translated as MSLRKAHTKSRFGCLPCKKRHIKCGEEVPLCQNCVFRKVICEYGIAARASPGILARAASLDDARSTVSPPRGGLQQFSTTPRTREPIPSPGIRVPRQQELQLMICFMNKTSQTLAHGDEDLVIWREAVPDEAVNCDFLMDGLLAMAALHFAYENPDSRLQYTELAMRYQNSSLQVYNKALDNINEENCTALFAFSIIVNIMALA; from the exons ATGTCACTTCGAAAAGCCCATACCAAGTCACGTTTTGGCTGTTTGCCCTGCAAGAAGAGGCATATCAAG TGCGGTGAAGAGGTTCCCTTGTGTCAAAATTGTGTCTTTCGGAAGGTGATTTGTGAATACGGAATAGCAGCAAGAGCAAGTCCTGGCATCCTTGCCAGAGCTGCAAGCTTAGATGACGCCAGATCAACAGTTTCTCCACCACGTGGTGGGTTGCAACAGTTCTCGACGACACCGCGTACCCGTGAACCAATACCTTCACCAGGAATTAGGGTTCCCAGGCAACAAGAGCTACAGCTCATGATTTGCTTTATGAATAAAACCAGTCAAACTCTGGCACATGGTGACGAAGATCTTGTCATTTGGAGAGAAGCAGTTCCAGATGAGGCTGTAAATTGCGACTTCCTCATGGATGGGCTTCTAGCAATGGCAGCGCTTCATTTCGCCTACGAGAACCCCGATTCGCGGTTGCAGTACACCGAACTCGCTATGAGATACCAGAACTCAAGCTTACAAGTGTACAACAAAGCTCTGGATAATATCAACGAGGAAAACTGCACTGCCCTTTTCGCGTTTTCTATTATTGTCAATATCATGGCGCTTGCTTAG
- a CDS encoding membrane protein, whose protein sequence is MSKPLHPATVHFPITAALATAALDVVYFLSQYGPTATIVASTFKSLDIALSPSLFPVLSYYTTILTLLFSIPAVLTGIPQMLPLIQRDGFKTKKAQIAVAHAAINYLTIGGAAYNWWTRRENTGFLPSEMNILVSSVLAMPATVFAAGLGGSLGEEGAVDGGAE, encoded by the exons ATGAGTAAACCACTTCATCCAGCTACCGTGCACTTCCCCATCACCGCTGCTCTTGCTACTGCGGCTCTTGATGTCGTGTACTTTCTCTCGCAGTATGGTCCTACAGCTACCATTGTAGCTTCTACCT TCAAAAGCCTCGACATAGCCCTGAGCCCTAGCCTCTTCCCGGTCCTCTCCTACTACACGACCATCCTGACGCTCCTCTTCTCTATTCCCGCCGTCCTGACCGGGATCCCACAAATGCTCCCGCTCATCCAGCGCGACGGCTTCAAAACGAAGAAAGCACAGATAGCTGTTGCGCACGCTGCCATCAACTACTTGACGATTGGAGGGGCGGCGTATAATTGGTGGACGAGGAGGGAGAACACCGGGTTCCTGCCGAGTGAGATGAATATCCTGGTTTCTAGTGTTTTGGCCATGCCGGCGACGGTGTTTGCGGCGGGTCTTGGGGGATCGCTG GGCGAAGAAGGCGCAGTAGATGGAGGTGCGGAGTAG
- a CDS encoding Metaviral-G multi-domain protein: MHRLLLLATLLATSHGAIQPYIPRAAEYRTECKTCPRSLCPNQLYYDYDETFNATCWTHGTKIMGDNLWLKSEAGCYVTQYDVVEYPGDYTTDLKYCGPESEIQHLTIADATTKYKTECRICPDLTCDAISYLKEDTDLELTCWYPDGQLIIDDPYWLKTSNNCYVARKNLYEPPDLTRLDNCGPIPFLENLWHNNENGTSDVNKREAAPFPGPFSANYLVNVTVGEEYSYCRSCTNTTCEVEKTYEFDQEVYVQCIARDSADIWWSLTTDFCYVPNSDFWQSVEGDYYRMPLCEYFDGKPPGSDDVALQRRNDE, translated from the exons ATGCATCGACTACTGCTATTGGCCACTCTATTAGCCACTTCACATGGCGCCATCCAACCATACATTCCTAGGGCAGCAGAGTACCGAACCGAATGTAAGACATGTCCTCGGTCTCTATGTCCCAATCAACTCTATTACGACTACGATGAAACCTTCAACGCAACATGCTGGACGCACGGAACAAAGATCATGGGTGATAACTTGTGGCTCAAGAGCGAAGCCGGATGCTATGTTACGCAATACGACGTCGTCGAGTACCCCGGAGACT ATACCACCGATCTCAAATACTGCGGTCCCGAATCCGAGATACAGCACTTGACCATCGCCGACGCAACCACAAAATACAAAACCGAATGCCGAATATGCCCCGACCTAACCTGCGACGCGATTTCCTACCTCAAAGAAGACACAGACCTTGAGCTAACATGCTGGTACCCCGATGGCCAGCTCATCATTGATGACCC ATATTGGCTCAAAACCAGCAACAATTGCTACGTCGCCCGCAAAAACCTCTACGAACCACCCGACCTCACCCGCCTCGACAACTGCGGCCCCATCCCTTTTCTAGAAAACCTATGGCACAACAACGAAAACGGGACCAGCGATGTCAACAAGCGCGAGGCTGCACCTTTCCCAGGGCCTTTTTCGGCAAACTACCTCGTCAATGTTACTGTGGGAGAGGAATATTCCTACTGCCGCTCGTGCACAAACACGACGTGCGAGGTAGAGAAGACATACGAGTTTGACCAAGAAGTTTACGTGCAGTGCATTGCACGGGATAGTGCAGATATATGGTGGAGCTTGACGACGGATTTCTGCTATGTGCCCAATTCGGACTTTTGGCAGTCTGTAGAGGGGGATTATTATAGAATGCCGTTGTGTGAGTACTTTGACGGAAAGCCGCCAGGTAGCGACGACGTGGCTTTGCAGCGGCGAAATGATGAGTAG